One Desulfovibrio fairfieldensis genomic window carries:
- a CDS encoding aspartate-semialdehyde dehydrogenase produces MSDTLTVAVVGATGAVGREMLKTLHERQFPATKVRAFASARSAGSKVPFGEEELTVEELKEDVFDGIDLAIFSAGGGTSAKFAPHAAHAGCVVVDNSAAWRMDERCPLVVPEVNPEALEEHQGIIANPNCSTIQMVVVLKPLHDAAHINRVVVSTYQAVSGTGQKGIEELERQVRDLFNARDPENKVYPYRIAFNVLPHIDVFLDNDYTKEEMKMVNETVKIFDDPSIKVTATCARVPVFFCHAESVNIETEKKITAKEARIMLSQAPGVKVFDNPRELMYPMPAYCIGDDPTFVGRIREDESIENGLNLWIVADNVRKGAALNAVQIAEELLKRDLVRVPDKNVFMR; encoded by the coding sequence ATGAGCGATACGTTGACTGTTGCCGTTGTGGGCGCCACGGGCGCCGTGGGTCGTGAAATGCTCAAGACGCTGCACGAGCGGCAGTTCCCGGCCACGAAAGTACGGGCCTTCGCCTCGGCCCGTTCAGCGGGCAGCAAAGTGCCCTTCGGCGAGGAGGAACTCACGGTGGAAGAGCTGAAGGAAGATGTCTTTGACGGCATCGACCTGGCCATCTTTTCCGCCGGCGGCGGCACGTCCGCGAAGTTCGCGCCGCACGCCGCCCATGCCGGTTGCGTGGTGGTGGACAATTCCGCGGCCTGGCGCATGGACGAGCGCTGTCCCCTGGTGGTGCCGGAAGTGAATCCGGAGGCCCTGGAAGAGCATCAGGGCATCATTGCCAATCCCAACTGTTCCACCATCCAGATGGTAGTGGTGCTCAAGCCCCTGCACGACGCGGCACACATCAACCGCGTGGTGGTTTCCACCTATCAGGCCGTGTCCGGCACAGGCCAGAAAGGCATTGAGGAGCTGGAACGCCAGGTGCGCGACCTTTTCAACGCCCGCGACCCGGAAAACAAGGTGTATCCCTACCGCATCGCCTTCAATGTCCTGCCGCACATCGACGTCTTCCTGGACAACGACTACACCAAGGAAGAGATGAAGATGGTCAACGAAACCGTGAAGATCTTCGACGATCCCTCAATCAAGGTCACGGCTACCTGCGCGCGCGTGCCGGTATTTTTCTGCCATGCGGAATCCGTGAATATCGAAACCGAAAAGAAGATCACGGCCAAGGAAGCCCGGATCATGCTCTCCCAGGCTCCGGGCGTGAAGGTTTTCGACAATCCGCGCGAACTCATGTACCCCATGCCCGCCTACTGCATCGGCGACGATCCCACCTTTGTGGGGCGCATCCGCGAGGACGAAAGCATTGAAAACGGCCTGAACCTCTGGATCGTGGCCGACAACGTGCGCAAGGGCGCGGCGCTCAACGCCGTGCAGATCGCCGAGGAACTGCTCAAGCGCGATCTGGTCCGCGTGCCGGACAAGAATGTCTTCATGCGATAG
- the grdB gene encoding glycine reductase complex selenoprotein B: protein MAYRVIHYINQFFAGIGGEDKADVGPEVREGVVGPGIAFKAALGGEAEIVATFICGDNYFANHMDEVSALVVETVREYKADALIAGPAFNAGRYGAACASVCAAVQKALHIPVVTALYRENPGVDLFRKEIPIVEAADSARGMAKAVPAMARVLLKQLGGEALGTPAEEGLIEKGIRENMFYEQPGAERAVSMLIKKLKGEPFATEYAMPVFDRVTPRPPVADMSKAKIALVTSGGIVPFGNPDHIAASSAQNFGEYDIAGVTDLLQGKYQTAHGGYDQTYANQDPDRVLPVDVLRDLEKEGRIGSLHPLFYSTVGNGTAVAKAKAFGIEIGKRLKDAQVQAVILTSTUGTCTRCGATLAKAIEDTADVPVVHMCTIVPISLSIGANRIVPTVSIPHPLGNPELSPEAEKALRRELVERALTALSTPVDEQTVFNK from the coding sequence ATGGCATATCGTGTCATACACTATATCAATCAGTTTTTCGCCGGCATCGGCGGCGAGGACAAGGCGGACGTCGGCCCTGAAGTGCGCGAAGGCGTTGTGGGTCCCGGCATAGCCTTCAAGGCCGCTCTGGGCGGCGAAGCGGAAATCGTGGCGACCTTCATCTGCGGCGACAACTATTTCGCCAACCATATGGATGAAGTGTCCGCCCTGGTGGTGGAAACCGTGCGCGAATACAAGGCCGACGCCCTGATCGCGGGTCCGGCCTTCAATGCCGGGCGCTACGGCGCGGCCTGCGCCTCGGTCTGCGCGGCGGTCCAAAAGGCTCTGCACATACCGGTGGTCACGGCCCTGTACCGGGAAAATCCCGGCGTGGATCTTTTCCGCAAGGAAATTCCCATTGTGGAAGCCGCCGATTCCGCGCGCGGCATGGCCAAGGCCGTACCGGCCATGGCCCGCGTGCTGCTCAAGCAGCTAGGGGGCGAGGCTCTGGGAACCCCGGCCGAGGAAGGTCTGATCGAAAAGGGCATCCGCGAAAACATGTTCTATGAGCAGCCCGGCGCGGAGCGCGCCGTGTCCATGCTGATCAAAAAGCTCAAGGGCGAGCCCTTTGCCACGGAATACGCCATGCCGGTCTTTGACCGCGTGACCCCGCGCCCGCCCGTGGCGGACATGAGCAAGGCCAAGATCGCCCTGGTTACTTCCGGCGGCATTGTGCCCTTCGGCAACCCGGACCACATCGCGGCCTCCAGTGCCCAGAATTTCGGCGAATACGACATCGCCGGCGTCACGGATCTGCTCCAGGGCAAATATCAGACCGCCCACGGCGGCTACGACCAGACCTACGCCAATCAGGACCCGGACCGCGTGCTGCCCGTGGACGTGCTGCGCGACCTGGAAAAGGAAGGCCGCATCGGCTCCCTGCATCCGCTCTTCTATTCCACCGTGGGCAACGGCACGGCCGTGGCCAAGGCCAAAGCCTTCGGCATTGAGATCGGCAAGCGTCTCAAGGACGCCCAGGTGCAGGCGGTGATCCTCACCTCCACCTGAGGCACCTGCACGCGTTGCGGTGCAACGCTCGCCAAGGCCATTGAGGACACCGCCGACGTGCCGGTGGTTCACATGTGTACCATCGTGCCTATCTCTTTGAGTATCGGGGCCAACCGCATTGTGCCCACGGTCTCCATCCCCCATCCGCTGGGCAATCCCGAACTCTCGCCGGAAGCGGAAAAGGCCCTGCGCCGCGAACTGGTGGAGCGCGCGCTCACGGCGCTCTCCACTCCCGTGGATGAACAGACGGTCTTCAATAAGTAA
- a CDS encoding GrdX family protein, producing MAGRAILITNNPSFPSRVPAGVDVLLLDGGARDALTMARDRVHQGWRLANHPLYGNFRPHQQPYRSLLLLPPSPSGTVDSDSLHFLEEALQLYQSPAAKVRQSLPGDLPEAMRRDCALLDCELLKATLESLH from the coding sequence GTGGCCGGTCGCGCGATTCTCATTACCAACAATCCCTCTTTTCCGTCCCGCGTTCCGGCGGGTGTGGACGTTCTGTTGCTGGACGGCGGCGCACGCGACGCGCTGACCATGGCGCGCGACCGCGTGCATCAGGGCTGGCGGCTTGCTAACCACCCGTTGTACGGCAATTTCCGTCCGCATCAGCAGCCCTACCGTTCCCTGCTTCTCTTGCCGCCCTCCCCCTCCGGGACGGTGGACTCTGACTCTCTGCATTTTCTGGAAGAAGCCCTGCAGCTTTATCAGAGCCCTGCCGCGAAGGTCCGGCAAAGCCTGCCCGGCGACCTGCCCGAGGCCATGCGCCGCGATTGCGCTCTGCTGGACTGTGAATTGCTGAAAGCCACTCTGGAAAGCCTGCACTGA
- a CDS encoding AEC family transporter, translated as MVFLHALGGIFGLLLVVAVGYALAWKGWFSTESQMLLPRLVTYVALPPFLMCTLLQSFDRDHLLHMLYGALLPFTSLVITFSLAWVVGRIAHVQRKHFGLFCACVSNSNTIFVGIPVNLALFGEESLPYVLLYYFASTIFFWTVGNYAISSDGCGDGRERTRLCDNIRHIFSPPMLGFLTGLALVMFKVDLPRFLLDAAKYLGNLTTPLALLFIGVTLQTMDLRRLKLDRDLVLALVGRLVVSPLVVLLLVPLFPIPELMGKVFIMQASLPVLMQAAILSAYYRTDPEFGALMVSLSTLLSALTIPIYMTLL; from the coding sequence ATGGTTTTTCTGCACGCCTTGGGGGGAATTTTCGGTCTGCTGCTGGTCGTGGCGGTGGGCTATGCTCTGGCCTGGAAGGGCTGGTTTTCCACGGAAAGCCAGATGCTTTTGCCCAGGCTGGTGACCTATGTGGCCCTGCCGCCTTTTCTGATGTGCACGCTGTTGCAGTCCTTTGACCGCGACCATCTGCTGCACATGCTCTACGGCGCGCTGCTGCCCTTCACCTCTCTGGTCATCACTTTCAGTCTGGCCTGGGTGGTGGGCAGGATAGCTCATGTGCAGCGAAAGCACTTCGGCCTGTTCTGCGCCTGTGTTTCCAATTCCAATACCATCTTTGTGGGCATTCCGGTCAATCTGGCCCTGTTCGGGGAGGAATCCCTGCCCTATGTGCTGCTCTATTACTTTGCCAGCACCATCTTTTTCTGGACTGTGGGCAACTACGCCATCAGCAGCGACGGCTGCGGGGATGGCCGGGAACGGACACGGCTCTGCGACAATATCCGACACATTTTTTCACCGCCCATGCTGGGTTTTCTGACCGGCCTGGCCTTGGTGATGTTCAAGGTGGATCTGCCGCGTTTTCTGCTGGATGCGGCCAAATATCTGGGCAATCTGACCACGCCCCTGGCTCTGCTGTTCATCGGCGTCACCCTGCAAACCATGGATCTGCGCCGCCTCAAGCTCGACCGGGACCTGGTTCTGGCCCTGGTCGGCCGCCTGGTGGTCAGCCCTCTGGTGGTGCTCTTGCTCGTGCCTCTTTTTCCCATACCGGAACTTATGGGCAAGGTCTTCATCATGCAGGCCTCGCTGCCGGTGCTGATGCAGGCGGCCATCCTCAGCGCCTACTACCGCACGGACCCGGAATTCGGCGCGTTGATGGTTTCCCTGTCCACGCTGCTTTCGGCTCTGACCATTCCCATCTATATGACCCTGCTCTGA
- a CDS encoding HdeA/HdeB family chaperone, with protein MKKLFILCCLMLTLPAGAQAADEKIDPSNFICAELVAISSTSGQPPLFEGLQIDGYAAAAQGKAVADPDIMAPLLEQVYAACQAKPTEKVVTLWQEARKNQPVAADGPWRADKTTCKDYKANEDDGSGFVIWLDGYNRQKSGKPGSVLESDDTLKAYLDACSKKPEALMLDVMRESVK; from the coding sequence ATGAAAAAACTGTTTATCCTCTGCTGCCTTATGCTGACCCTGCCCGCAGGAGCCCAGGCGGCGGACGAAAAAATCGACCCGTCCAATTTCATCTGCGCTGAACTGGTGGCCATTTCCAGCACGTCCGGCCAGCCGCCGCTGTTCGAAGGGCTGCAGATCGACGGCTATGCCGCCGCCGCGCAGGGCAAGGCCGTGGCCGATCCGGACATCATGGCTCCGCTGCTGGAGCAGGTCTATGCGGCCTGCCAGGCCAAGCCCACTGAAAAGGTGGTCACTCTCTGGCAGGAGGCCCGCAAGAACCAGCCTGTGGCAGCCGACGGCCCCTGGCGGGCGGACAAAACGACCTGCAAAGACTATAAGGCCAATGAAGACGACGGCAGCGGCTTTGTGATCTGGCTGGACGGCTACAACCGCCAGAAGAGCGGCAAGCCCGGCTCGGTGCTGGAAAGCGACGACACGCTCAAGGCGTATCTGGATGCCTGCTCCAAAAAGCCTGAGGCGCTGATGCTCGACGTCATGCGTGAAAGCGTCAAATAA
- a CDS encoding glycine/sarcosine/betaine reductase component B subunit: MNLELHKIAIRKLEWGPRTGARDHVLTVNKEELVSLLLEDPALRNVEAELVHPGESVRILPCKDAVEPRCKLEGPGEVFPGWIGDVDTVGQGKTLVLEGAAVLTTGRLVAPQEGIVDMSGPGAAYTPFSKTCNVVLVFEPVDGVELHELEAVYRRAGLKAAYYLASCCKEDKADTVESYAFPPLAEAMNAWPGLPKVAYLYMLQSQGLLHDTWVYGVDVKKILPTMISPTEIMDGAIISGNCVSACDKNSTYTHVNNPVIKSLYAHHGKDINFVGVIITNENVTLADKKRSSSYAVKLARMLGVDGLVISEEGFGNPDADLIMNCWKAERAGIKTVLITDEYAGRDGSSQSLADSCPEGDACVTAGNANEVIVLPPMQKVIGEPATADVIAGGFFGSLREDGSMEVELQAIMGATSELGFNRIGGRTL; encoded by the coding sequence GTGAACCTGGAACTGCATAAGATTGCAATCCGCAAGCTGGAATGGGGCCCGCGCACCGGCGCGCGGGATCATGTGCTCACCGTCAACAAGGAGGAGCTGGTCAGCCTGCTGCTGGAAGACCCGGCCCTCCGGAATGTGGAGGCCGAGCTGGTCCATCCCGGCGAGAGCGTGCGCATCCTGCCCTGCAAGGATGCTGTGGAGCCGCGCTGCAAGCTGGAAGGCCCGGGCGAGGTGTTTCCCGGCTGGATCGGCGACGTGGACACCGTGGGCCAGGGCAAGACCCTGGTGCTCGAAGGCGCTGCGGTGCTGACCACCGGCCGTCTGGTGGCCCCGCAGGAGGGCATTGTGGACATGAGCGGCCCGGGCGCGGCATACACGCCTTTTTCCAAAACCTGCAACGTGGTTCTGGTCTTCGAGCCCGTGGACGGGGTGGAGTTGCATGAGCTGGAGGCGGTCTACCGCCGGGCCGGGCTCAAGGCGGCATACTATCTGGCCTCCTGCTGCAAGGAAGACAAGGCCGACACTGTGGAGAGCTACGCCTTCCCGCCCCTGGCCGAGGCCATGAACGCCTGGCCCGGGCTGCCCAAGGTGGCGTATTTGTATATGCTTCAGTCCCAGGGCCTGCTGCACGATACCTGGGTCTACGGCGTGGATGTCAAAAAAATTCTGCCCACCATGATCAGCCCCACGGAAATCATGGACGGGGCCATTATTTCCGGCAACTGCGTTTCGGCCTGCGACAAGAACAGCACCTATACGCACGTGAACAATCCGGTGATCAAAAGTCTCTACGCCCACCACGGCAAGGACATCAATTTCGTGGGCGTGATCATCACCAATGAAAACGTCACCCTGGCCGACAAGAAGCGCAGCTCCTCCTACGCGGTGAAGCTGGCCCGGATGCTCGGCGTGGACGGCCTGGTGATTTCCGAGGAAGGCTTCGGCAACCCGGACGCGGATCTGATCATGAACTGCTGGAAGGCCGAGCGCGCGGGCATCAAGACCGTGCTGATCACCGACGAATACGCCGGGCGCGACGGGTCGAGCCAGTCCCTGGCCGACTCCTGCCCCGAGGGCGACGCCTGCGTCACCGCCGGCAATGCCAATGAAGTCATCGTCTTGCCGCCCATGCAAAAGGTCATCGGCGAACCGGCCACGGCCGACGTCATCGCCGGGGGCTTCTTCGGTTCCCTGCGCGAGGACGGCAGCATGGAAGTGGAATTGCAGGCCATTATGGGCGCCACCAGCGAGTTGGGGTTTAACCGTATTGGCGGCCGCACTTTATAG
- the grdC gene encoding glycine/sarcosine/betaine reductase complex component C subunit beta, with protein MGNVGIKGTAYCLNFAPELALHYGGTPAQERRAKPDSEYLKALPGRAQSYEEAAGYAPNKTYIGAMSVEELAAAPAPWLENLGAPERYGKYGEIMPEDEFLGFMDICDVFDLIWLDKDFAARIKEKLAQDPVVGESQLARLEAGHEAAEIAEAVEKHMALPLYLDGRVVGCCRRAHDTDENLSAHVMLENLACKASGVLALLHLIKNSGLAPSEIDFVVECSEEAVGDVMQRGGGNLAKAVAEIAGCGNASGFDVRGFCAGPAAAVIAGASMVASGVRRNVAVLGGGSLPKLYMNSRDHVKKGLKALENCIGSFAVLLVPDDGTEPVIRLDSVGKHSVAAGAAPQAITSALTFEPLTRLGLKLTDVDKYAPELHNAEITLPAGAGNVPEANFKMIAALSVMKGQLKREEIPQFVAEHGIPGFVHTQGHIPSGVPYMGHARDAIKAGSIKRAMIIGKGSLFLGRLTNLADGASFLIEAPSETGGATGAGVTKDEVRELLLDALADLAANLQKN; from the coding sequence ATGGGCAATGTCGGCATCAAAGGCACGGCCTACTGCCTGAATTTCGCGCCGGAACTGGCGCTGCATTACGGCGGCACGCCCGCCCAGGAGCGTCGCGCCAAGCCCGATTCCGAGTATCTCAAGGCCCTGCCCGGGCGGGCCCAGAGCTATGAGGAAGCCGCGGGCTACGCCCCCAACAAGACCTACATCGGGGCCATGAGCGTGGAGGAACTGGCCGCCGCGCCCGCGCCCTGGCTGGAAAATCTCGGCGCGCCCGAGCGTTACGGCAAATACGGCGAGATCATGCCCGAAGACGAGTTTCTCGGCTTCATGGACATCTGCGACGTTTTTGACTTGATCTGGCTGGACAAGGATTTTGCCGCGCGCATCAAGGAAAAACTGGCCCAGGATCCGGTTGTGGGCGAGAGCCAGCTGGCCCGCCTGGAAGCCGGTCATGAGGCCGCTGAAATCGCCGAAGCCGTGGAAAAGCACATGGCCCTGCCGCTGTATCTGGACGGCCGGGTGGTGGGCTGCTGCCGCCGGGCCCATGATACGGACGAAAACCTCTCGGCCCACGTCATGCTGGAAAATCTGGCCTGCAAGGCCAGCGGCGTGCTGGCCCTGTTGCATTTGATCAAAAACAGCGGGCTCGCGCCCTCGGAGATCGACTTTGTTGTGGAATGCTCCGAGGAAGCCGTGGGCGACGTTATGCAGCGCGGCGGCGGCAACCTGGCCAAGGCCGTGGCTGAAATCGCGGGCTGCGGCAATGCCAGCGGCTTTGACGTGCGCGGCTTCTGCGCCGGTCCGGCTGCGGCCGTCATCGCCGGCGCGAGCATGGTGGCCTCGGGCGTTCGCCGGAATGTGGCCGTGCTGGGCGGCGGTTCGCTGCCCAAGCTGTATATGAACTCGCGCGACCACGTCAAAAAGGGGCTCAAAGCCCTGGAAAACTGCATCGGCAGCTTTGCGGTGCTGCTCGTGCCGGACGACGGCACGGAGCCGGTGATCCGCCTGGATTCCGTGGGCAAGCATTCCGTGGCCGCCGGGGCGGCCCCGCAGGCCATCACCTCGGCCCTGACCTTTGAGCCGCTGACCCGCCTGGGCCTCAAGCTCACGGATGTGGACAAGTACGCTCCCGAACTGCACAACGCGGAAATCACCCTGCCCGCCGGGGCGGGCAATGTGCCCGAGGCCAACTTCAAGATGATCGCGGCCCTTTCGGTCATGAAAGGCCAGCTCAAGCGTGAGGAGATTCCGCAATTCGTGGCCGAGCACGGCATTCCCGGTTTCGTGCACACCCAGGGGCACATCCCCTCGGGCGTGCCCTACATGGGCCATGCCCGCGACGCCATCAAGGCCGGAAGCATCAAGCGCGCCATGATCATCGGCAAGGGCAGCCTGTTCCTGGGCCGCCTGACCAATCTGGCCGACGGCGCGTCCTTCCTGATCGAAGCGCCTTCCGAAACCGGAGGCGCGACGGGCGCGGGCGTCACCAAGGACGAAGTGCGCGAACTGCTGCTGGACGCGCTTGCCGATCTGGCCGCCAACCTTCAGAAAAACTGA
- the trxB gene encoding thioredoxin-disulfide reductase, giving the protein MEQRELVIIGAGPAGLTAAVYGKRAGLDVLVLEKGKAGGQILITSEIENWPGTISASGVGLADSFRAHAEHFKAEFRTATVKELRPAGGGAVVVTDQGEIEAKALIIATGANFRKQGCPGEKEFTGKGVSYCAVCDAAFFEELEVAVIGGGNTAVEEACYLTQFAEKVYIVHRRDQFRADKLVAERALKNPKIVPLWDSVLEAIEGDGLVERMVLKNVKSGEKNVVAVNGVFIFIGTLPNAAFLSGVCETTEQGWIITDADMRTSTPGVFAAGDVRDTALRQVVTAAGDGARAAMSAYAYLAEQE; this is encoded by the coding sequence ATGGAGCAGCGTGAACTGGTCATCATCGGGGCGGGCCCGGCCGGACTGACCGCCGCCGTCTACGGCAAACGCGCGGGCCTGGACGTGCTTGTGCTGGAAAAGGGCAAGGCCGGCGGCCAGATCCTGATCACCAGCGAAATCGAAAACTGGCCCGGCACCATCAGTGCTTCGGGCGTGGGGCTGGCCGACAGCTTCCGGGCTCACGCCGAGCATTTCAAGGCCGAATTTCGCACCGCCACGGTGAAGGAACTGCGCCCGGCGGGCGGCGGAGCCGTGGTGGTCACGGACCAGGGCGAGATTGAGGCCAAGGCGCTGATCATCGCCACCGGGGCCAACTTCCGCAAACAGGGCTGCCCCGGCGAAAAGGAATTCACGGGCAAGGGCGTTTCCTACTGCGCGGTCTGCGACGCGGCCTTTTTTGAGGAGCTTGAGGTGGCGGTCATCGGCGGCGGCAATACCGCCGTGGAAGAGGCCTGCTATCTGACCCAGTTCGCGGAGAAGGTCTACATCGTGCACCGCCGCGATCAGTTCCGCGCCGACAAGCTGGTGGCCGAGCGCGCCCTGAAAAATCCCAAGATCGTGCCCCTCTGGGACAGCGTGTTGGAAGCCATCGAGGGCGACGGCCTGGTGGAGCGCATGGTGCTCAAGAACGTCAAGAGCGGCGAAAAGAACGTGGTGGCCGTCAACGGCGTGTTCATATTCATCGGCACGCTGCCCAACGCCGCTTTCTTGAGCGGCGTCTGCGAAACCACGGAGCAGGGCTGGATTATTACGGACGCCGACATGCGCACCTCCACGCCGGGCGTCTTCGCGGCGGGCGATGTGCGCGACACGGCCTTGCGGCAGGTGGTCACGGCTGCCGGGGACGGCGCGCGGGCGGCCATGTCTGCTTACGCCTATCTGGCTGAACAGGAATAG
- the grdD gene encoding glycine/sarcosine/betaine reductase complex component C subunit alpha, whose translation MAEVNESKRALIGNALAELVATARSGGPRNRIGLMAAGSELPVEEFLLGAGTAMRRDSRLQVVGLGPRPDAPLPEGMDWIETPDCEADIAAAMEKALDSKGADALEGAVALHYPFPVGVTTMGRAFTPARGRAMILASTTGISAPQRACAMLRNAVYGLATAKAMGIADPGLGVLNLDAAPQVMRALSRMAEKGYAVRFGQSVRKDGGALLRGNDILAGAVDVCVCDTLTGNVLAKVFAAFGTGGGYEAAGWGYGPSVGEGWNKVVSIISRASGAPVIANALSYTAQALRGGLPARVAAELRAARAAGLDEELEGLMPRPEAGSGDVPVMPPVVPTDEEIHGIDVLDLENAVHVLWKEGLYAEGAMGCTGPVVKLASAGLEKARALLTAAGYL comes from the coding sequence ATGGCGGAAGTAAACGAAAGCAAACGCGCGCTCATCGGCAACGCCCTGGCGGAGCTGGTGGCCACGGCGCGCAGCGGCGGTCCGCGCAATCGCATCGGGCTGATGGCCGCGGGCAGTGAGCTGCCGGTGGAAGAGTTCCTGCTGGGCGCGGGCACGGCCATGCGCCGGGACAGCCGCCTTCAGGTGGTAGGCCTGGGCCCCCGGCCGGACGCCCCGCTGCCCGAGGGCATGGACTGGATCGAAACGCCCGACTGTGAGGCCGACATTGCGGCGGCCATGGAAAAGGCTCTTGATTCCAAAGGCGCCGACGCTCTGGAAGGCGCGGTGGCCCTGCACTATCCCTTCCCGGTGGGCGTGACCACCATGGGCCGGGCATTCACTCCGGCCAGGGGCAGGGCCATGATCCTGGCTTCCACCACGGGCATCAGCGCGCCGCAGCGGGCCTGCGCCATGCTGCGCAACGCGGTGTACGGCTTGGCGACGGCCAAGGCCATGGGCATTGCCGATCCCGGCCTGGGCGTACTCAATCTGGATGCCGCGCCTCAGGTTATGCGCGCCCTCAGCCGTATGGCCGAAAAGGGCTATGCCGTGCGTTTCGGTCAAAGCGTGCGCAAGGACGGCGGCGCGTTGCTGCGCGGCAATGACATCCTGGCCGGCGCGGTGGACGTTTGCGTCTGCGACACCCTCACGGGCAACGTGCTGGCCAAGGTCTTCGCGGCCTTCGGCACCGGCGGCGGCTACGAAGCCGCGGGCTGGGGCTACGGACCCTCCGTGGGCGAGGGCTGGAACAAGGTGGTGTCGATCATCTCACGGGCTTCGGGCGCGCCGGTCATCGCCAATGCCCTGAGCTACACGGCCCAGGCCTTGCGCGGCGGCCTGCCCGCCAGGGTGGCGGCGGAACTCCGGGCGGCCCGCGCCGCCGGTCTGGACGAGGAGTTGGAAGGGCTCATGCCCAGGCCCGAGGCCGGAAGCGGCGACGTGCCGGTCATGCCGCCTGTGGTGCCCACGGATGAGGAAATTCACGGCATCGACGTGCTTGATCTGGAAAACGCCGTGCATGTGCTCTGGAAAGAAGGTCTCTACGCCGAAGGAGCCATGGGCTGCACCGGGCCGGTGGTCAAGCTGGCCTCGGCCGGACTGGAAAAGGCCAGGGCGCTGCTTACGGCGGCGGGCTATCTGTAA
- the grdA gene encoding glycine/sarcosine/betaine reductase complex selenoprotein A, translated as MGKLAGKKLLLLGERDGVPGPAMAAVFANSGAEVLFSATECFVUTAAGAMDLENQQRVKDAAEKVGAENLVVVLGSSDPEGAEIYAETVTLGDPTFAGPLAGVPLGLCVYHVFEEEMKSEADPAAWEEQISMMEMVLNTEALAASVKKMRDANSKYSL; from the coding sequence ATGGGTAAACTTGCAGGTAAGAAGCTGCTGCTTCTGGGCGAGCGGGACGGTGTTCCCGGTCCGGCCATGGCGGCGGTCTTCGCCAACTCCGGGGCCGAGGTGCTGTTCTCGGCCACCGAATGTTTTGTCTGAACCGCCGCAGGCGCCATGGACCTGGAAAATCAGCAGCGTGTGAAAGACGCCGCTGAGAAGGTCGGGGCGGAAAACCTGGTGGTGGTGCTCGGCTCTTCCGACCCCGAAGGGGCGGAAATCTATGCCGAAACCGTCACCCTGGGCGACCCCACCTTCGCCGGTCCGTTGGCGGGAGTCCCGTTGGGACTCTGCGTGTACCATGTGTTTGAAGAGGAAATGAAGAGCGAAGCCGATCCCGCTGCCTGGGAAGAGCAGATCAGCATGATGGAAATGGTGCTGAACACCGAGGCGCTGGCGGCATCCGTGAAGAAGATGCGCGACGCCAACAGCAAGTATTCGCTGTAG
- a CDS encoding thioredoxin family protein, translated as MVIVDKENFEAEVLNSAMPVIVDLWGPQCGPCLALMPSVEKLAEEYEGKIKFCKLNVAENRRLVISLRVMAVPTILFYKGGENVQRISSDEVTLDAIREGAEKLLA; from the coding sequence ATGGTTATCGTGGACAAGGAAAATTTCGAAGCGGAAGTGCTCAACAGCGCTATGCCCGTCATCGTGGACCTTTGGGGCCCGCAGTGCGGTCCCTGCCTGGCCCTGATGCCGTCGGTGGAAAAGCTGGCCGAAGAGTACGAGGGGAAAATCAAATTCTGCAAACTGAACGTGGCTGAAAACCGCCGCCTGGTCATCTCCCTCAGGGTCATGGCCGTGCCCACCATTCTGTTTTACAAGGGCGGGGAAAACGTGCAGCGCATCAGCAGCGACGAAGTGACCCTGGACGCCATCCGGGAAGGCGCGGAGAAGCTGTTGGCATAA